From the genome of Phyllostomus discolor isolate MPI-MPIP mPhyDis1 chromosome 12, mPhyDis1.pri.v3, whole genome shotgun sequence, one region includes:
- the FUZ gene encoding protein fuzzy homolog isoform X4, with translation MFGQNLEVQLSSARTEDTTVVWKSFHDSITLIVLSSEAGTSELRLERLLQMVFGAMVLLVGLEELTNISNIERLKKELRASYGLIDSLLGDSELIGDLTQCVDCVVPPEGSLLQEALSGFAEAAGTNFASLVVSGRVVVATESWWRLGTPEAVLLPWLVGSLPPQAARDYPVYLPHGSPTVPHRLLTLTLLPGLELCLVCGPRPPLSQLDPQLLERWWQPMLDPLRACLPLGPRALPAGFPLHTDILGLLLLHLELKRCLFTVEPSGDKDPSPEQRRCVLRSFYTLVTAVHFPPEPGQQEDKAEDAAQQPQVPKACYLVSGTEEPGTGWRLVALQSGPRRLLLLLSAQSPVHGLRGLATRTLHALTPLL, from the exons ATGTTTGGGCAGAATCTCGAGGTGCAGCTGAGCTCCGCGAGGACCGAGGACACCACCGTGGTGTGGAAAAGCTTCCATGACAG CATCACCCTGATTGTCCTGTCATCCGAGGCGGGCACCTCGGAGCTGCGCCTAGAGAGACTACTCCAGATGGTTTTTGGGGCCATG GTTCTTCTTGTGGGACTTGAAGAACTGACCAACATCAGCAACATAGAGAGACTGAAGAAGGAGTTGAGG GCCAGTTACGGCCTCATTGACAGCCTCCTGGGGGACTCCGAGCTCATCGGGGACCTGACCCAGTGTGTGGATTGCGTGGTTCCTCCAGAGGGGTCCCTCCTGCAG GAAGCCCTCTCTGGGTTTGCCGAGGCTGCAGGCACCAACTTCGCCAGCCTAGTCGTGTCGGGCCGGGTGGTGGTAGCAACAGAGAGCTGGTGGCGGCTGGGGACGCCAGAGGCCGTTCTGCTCCCCTGGCTGGTGGGATCCCTGCCGCCGCAGGCCGCTCGCGACTACCCCGTGTACCTGCCGCATGGGAGTCCTacg GTTCCGCACCGGCTTCTGACCCTGACGCTGCTGCCCGGCTTAGAGCTGTGTCTGGTCTGCGGGCCGCGCCCTCCCCTCAGCCAGCTGGATCCACAG CTTCTGGAGCGCTGGTGGCAGCCAATGCTGGACCCGCTGCGGGCCTGCCTGCCACTGGGACCCCGAGCCCTGCCCGCCGGCTTCCCCCTGCACACGGACATCCTCGG GCTGCTGCTCCTCCATCTGGAGCTGAAGCGTTGTCTCTTCACCGTGGAGCCTTCAGGGGATAAAG ATCCTTCTCCTGAGCAGCGTCGGTGTGTCCTCCGTTCCTTCTATACCCTGGTCACCGCAGTGCACTTCCCACCAG AGCCCGGGCAGCAGGAAGATAAGGCGGAGGACGCAGCCCAGCAGCCCCAAGTGCCAAAAGCCTGCTACCTGGTGTCAGGGACTGAGGAGCCAGGGACGGGGTGGCGTCTGGTGGCCCTGCAGTCGGGGCCtcggcggctgctgctgctgttgtctGCTCAGAGTCCCGTCCACGGGCTGCGGGGCCTGGCCACCCGCACTCTGCACGCGCTCACCCCACTCCTCTGA
- the FUZ gene encoding protein fuzzy homolog isoform X2 yields MGEEGTEGTVHLLCLAASSGVPLFCRSSRGGAPARQQLPFSVIGSLNGVHMFGQNLEVQLSSARTEDTTVVWKSFHDSITLIVLSSEAGTSELRLERLLQMVFGAMVLLVGLEELTNISNIERLKKELRASYGLIDSLLGDSELIGDLTQCVDCVVPPEGSLLQEALSGFAEAAGTNFASLVVSGRVVVATESWWRLGTPEAVLLPWLVGSLPPQAARDYPVYLPHGSPTVPHRLLTLTLLPGLELCLVCGPRPPLSQLDPQLLERWWQPMLDPLRACLPLGPRALPAGFPLHTDILGLLLLHLELKRCLFTVEPSGDKDPSPEQRRCVLRSFYTLVTAVHFPPEPGQQEDKAEDAAQQPQVPKACYLVSGTEEPGTGWRLVALQSGPRRLLLLLSAQSPVHGLRGLATRTLHALTPLL; encoded by the exons atgggggaggaggggacggaGGGCACCGTGCATCTGCTGTGCCTCGCGGCCTCCAGCGGAGTCCCGCTGTTCTGCAGAAGCAGCCGCGGCGGCGCCCCCGCCCGCCAGCAG CTCCCGTTCTCCGTCATCGGCTCCCTCAATGGAGTCCACATGTTTGGGCAGAATCTCGAGGTGCAGCTGAGCTCCGCGAGGACCGAGGACACCACCGTGGTGTGGAAAAGCTTCCATGACAG CATCACCCTGATTGTCCTGTCATCCGAGGCGGGCACCTCGGAGCTGCGCCTAGAGAGACTACTCCAGATGGTTTTTGGGGCCATG GTTCTTCTTGTGGGACTTGAAGAACTGACCAACATCAGCAACATAGAGAGACTGAAGAAGGAGTTGAGG GCCAGTTACGGCCTCATTGACAGCCTCCTGGGGGACTCCGAGCTCATCGGGGACCTGACCCAGTGTGTGGATTGCGTGGTTCCTCCAGAGGGGTCCCTCCTGCAG GAAGCCCTCTCTGGGTTTGCCGAGGCTGCAGGCACCAACTTCGCCAGCCTAGTCGTGTCGGGCCGGGTGGTGGTAGCAACAGAGAGCTGGTGGCGGCTGGGGACGCCAGAGGCCGTTCTGCTCCCCTGGCTGGTGGGATCCCTGCCGCCGCAGGCCGCTCGCGACTACCCCGTGTACCTGCCGCATGGGAGTCCTacg GTTCCGCACCGGCTTCTGACCCTGACGCTGCTGCCCGGCTTAGAGCTGTGTCTGGTCTGCGGGCCGCGCCCTCCCCTCAGCCAGCTGGATCCACAG CTTCTGGAGCGCTGGTGGCAGCCAATGCTGGACCCGCTGCGGGCCTGCCTGCCACTGGGACCCCGAGCCCTGCCCGCCGGCTTCCCCCTGCACACGGACATCCTCGG GCTGCTGCTCCTCCATCTGGAGCTGAAGCGTTGTCTCTTCACCGTGGAGCCTTCAGGGGATAAAG ATCCTTCTCCTGAGCAGCGTCGGTGTGTCCTCCGTTCCTTCTATACCCTGGTCACCGCAGTGCACTTCCCACCAG AGCCCGGGCAGCAGGAAGATAAGGCGGAGGACGCAGCCCAGCAGCCCCAAGTGCCAAAAGCCTGCTACCTGGTGTCAGGGACTGAGGAGCCAGGGACGGGGTGGCGTCTGGTGGCCCTGCAGTCGGGGCCtcggcggctgctgctgctgttgtctGCTCAGAGTCCCGTCCACGGGCTGCGGGGCCTGGCCACCCGCACTCTGCACGCGCTCACCCCACTCCTCTGA
- the FUZ gene encoding protein fuzzy homolog isoform X3, with product MGEEGTEGTVHLLCLAASSGVPLFCRSSRGGAPARQQVGPWRSGSPKLEGLPFSVIGSLNGVHMFGQNLEVQLSSARTEDTTVVWKSFHDSITLIVLSSEAGTSELRLERLLQMVFGAMVLLVGLEELTNISNIERLKKELREALSGFAEAAGTNFASLVVSGRVVVATESWWRLGTPEAVLLPWLVGSLPPQAARDYPVYLPHGSPTVPHRLLTLTLLPGLELCLVCGPRPPLSQLDPQLLERWWQPMLDPLRACLPLGPRALPAGFPLHTDILGLLLLHLELKRCLFTVEPSGDKDPSPEQRRCVLRSFYTLVTAVHFPPEPGQQEDKAEDAAQQPQVPKACYLVSGTEEPGTGWRLVALQSGPRRLLLLLSAQSPVHGLRGLATRTLHALTPLL from the exons atgggggaggaggggacggaGGGCACCGTGCATCTGCTGTGCCTCGCGGCCTCCAGCGGAGTCCCGCTGTTCTGCAGAAGCAGCCGCGGCGGCGCCCCCGCCCGCCAGCAGGTGGGGCCCTGGAGGTCTGGATCTCCGAAATTGGAGGGG CTCCCGTTCTCCGTCATCGGCTCCCTCAATGGAGTCCACATGTTTGGGCAGAATCTCGAGGTGCAGCTGAGCTCCGCGAGGACCGAGGACACCACCGTGGTGTGGAAAAGCTTCCATGACAG CATCACCCTGATTGTCCTGTCATCCGAGGCGGGCACCTCGGAGCTGCGCCTAGAGAGACTACTCCAGATGGTTTTTGGGGCCATG GTTCTTCTTGTGGGACTTGAAGAACTGACCAACATCAGCAACATAGAGAGACTGAAGAAGGAGTTGAGG GAAGCCCTCTCTGGGTTTGCCGAGGCTGCAGGCACCAACTTCGCCAGCCTAGTCGTGTCGGGCCGGGTGGTGGTAGCAACAGAGAGCTGGTGGCGGCTGGGGACGCCAGAGGCCGTTCTGCTCCCCTGGCTGGTGGGATCCCTGCCGCCGCAGGCCGCTCGCGACTACCCCGTGTACCTGCCGCATGGGAGTCCTacg GTTCCGCACCGGCTTCTGACCCTGACGCTGCTGCCCGGCTTAGAGCTGTGTCTGGTCTGCGGGCCGCGCCCTCCCCTCAGCCAGCTGGATCCACAG CTTCTGGAGCGCTGGTGGCAGCCAATGCTGGACCCGCTGCGGGCCTGCCTGCCACTGGGACCCCGAGCCCTGCCCGCCGGCTTCCCCCTGCACACGGACATCCTCGG GCTGCTGCTCCTCCATCTGGAGCTGAAGCGTTGTCTCTTCACCGTGGAGCCTTCAGGGGATAAAG ATCCTTCTCCTGAGCAGCGTCGGTGTGTCCTCCGTTCCTTCTATACCCTGGTCACCGCAGTGCACTTCCCACCAG AGCCCGGGCAGCAGGAAGATAAGGCGGAGGACGCAGCCCAGCAGCCCCAAGTGCCAAAAGCCTGCTACCTGGTGTCAGGGACTGAGGAGCCAGGGACGGGGTGGCGTCTGGTGGCCCTGCAGTCGGGGCCtcggcggctgctgctgctgttgtctGCTCAGAGTCCCGTCCACGGGCTGCGGGGCCTGGCCACCCGCACTCTGCACGCGCTCACCCCACTCCTCTGA
- the FUZ gene encoding protein fuzzy homolog isoform X1, with protein sequence MGEEGTEGTVHLLCLAASSGVPLFCRSSRGGAPARQQVGPWRSGSPKLEGLPFSVIGSLNGVHMFGQNLEVQLSSARTEDTTVVWKSFHDSITLIVLSSEAGTSELRLERLLQMVFGAMVLLVGLEELTNISNIERLKKELRASYGLIDSLLGDSELIGDLTQCVDCVVPPEGSLLQEALSGFAEAAGTNFASLVVSGRVVVATESWWRLGTPEAVLLPWLVGSLPPQAARDYPVYLPHGSPTVPHRLLTLTLLPGLELCLVCGPRPPLSQLDPQLLERWWQPMLDPLRACLPLGPRALPAGFPLHTDILGLLLLHLELKRCLFTVEPSGDKDPSPEQRRCVLRSFYTLVTAVHFPPEPGQQEDKAEDAAQQPQVPKACYLVSGTEEPGTGWRLVALQSGPRRLLLLLSAQSPVHGLRGLATRTLHALTPLL encoded by the exons atgggggaggaggggacggaGGGCACCGTGCATCTGCTGTGCCTCGCGGCCTCCAGCGGAGTCCCGCTGTTCTGCAGAAGCAGCCGCGGCGGCGCCCCCGCCCGCCAGCAGGTGGGGCCCTGGAGGTCTGGATCTCCGAAATTGGAGGGG CTCCCGTTCTCCGTCATCGGCTCCCTCAATGGAGTCCACATGTTTGGGCAGAATCTCGAGGTGCAGCTGAGCTCCGCGAGGACCGAGGACACCACCGTGGTGTGGAAAAGCTTCCATGACAG CATCACCCTGATTGTCCTGTCATCCGAGGCGGGCACCTCGGAGCTGCGCCTAGAGAGACTACTCCAGATGGTTTTTGGGGCCATG GTTCTTCTTGTGGGACTTGAAGAACTGACCAACATCAGCAACATAGAGAGACTGAAGAAGGAGTTGAGG GCCAGTTACGGCCTCATTGACAGCCTCCTGGGGGACTCCGAGCTCATCGGGGACCTGACCCAGTGTGTGGATTGCGTGGTTCCTCCAGAGGGGTCCCTCCTGCAG GAAGCCCTCTCTGGGTTTGCCGAGGCTGCAGGCACCAACTTCGCCAGCCTAGTCGTGTCGGGCCGGGTGGTGGTAGCAACAGAGAGCTGGTGGCGGCTGGGGACGCCAGAGGCCGTTCTGCTCCCCTGGCTGGTGGGATCCCTGCCGCCGCAGGCCGCTCGCGACTACCCCGTGTACCTGCCGCATGGGAGTCCTacg GTTCCGCACCGGCTTCTGACCCTGACGCTGCTGCCCGGCTTAGAGCTGTGTCTGGTCTGCGGGCCGCGCCCTCCCCTCAGCCAGCTGGATCCACAG CTTCTGGAGCGCTGGTGGCAGCCAATGCTGGACCCGCTGCGGGCCTGCCTGCCACTGGGACCCCGAGCCCTGCCCGCCGGCTTCCCCCTGCACACGGACATCCTCGG GCTGCTGCTCCTCCATCTGGAGCTGAAGCGTTGTCTCTTCACCGTGGAGCCTTCAGGGGATAAAG ATCCTTCTCCTGAGCAGCGTCGGTGTGTCCTCCGTTCCTTCTATACCCTGGTCACCGCAGTGCACTTCCCACCAG AGCCCGGGCAGCAGGAAGATAAGGCGGAGGACGCAGCCCAGCAGCCCCAAGTGCCAAAAGCCTGCTACCTGGTGTCAGGGACTGAGGAGCCAGGGACGGGGTGGCGTCTGGTGGCCCTGCAGTCGGGGCCtcggcggctgctgctgctgttgtctGCTCAGAGTCCCGTCCACGGGCTGCGGGGCCTGGCCACCCGCACTCTGCACGCGCTCACCCCACTCCTCTGA